From Nevskia ramosa DSM 11499, the proteins below share one genomic window:
- a CDS encoding HIT family protein, with the protein MPNPTALKFAWPRSRIAETACWTVQLRPKQPTLGSLVVICKEPVTAFSAISARAFAELAEVTQGVERLLAGFNGYERINWLMLMMVDPDVHFHVIPRYAGTREHAGLSFPDAGWPNPPALAEAVSLSDAQLEALSVELSARWSGAEAR; encoded by the coding sequence ATGCCGAATCCCACCGCGCTGAAGTTCGCCTGGCCCCGTTCCCGGATCGCCGAGACCGCCTGCTGGACCGTGCAACTGCGGCCCAAGCAGCCGACGCTCGGCAGCCTGGTCGTGATCTGCAAGGAGCCGGTGACGGCGTTCTCGGCGATCAGTGCCCGGGCGTTCGCCGAACTGGCCGAGGTCACGCAAGGTGTGGAGCGCCTGCTCGCGGGGTTCAACGGCTATGAGCGGATCAACTGGCTGATGCTGATGATGGTCGACCCGGACGTGCACTTTCACGTCATTCCGCGCTACGCCGGAACCCGCGAGCACGCCGGCCTGAGCTTTCCCGACGCCGGCTGGCCGAATCCGCCGGCGCTGGCCGAAGCGGTCAGCTTGAGCGATGCGCAGCTCGAAGCGTTGAGCGTAGAACTGAGTGCCCGCTGGTCAGGAGCGGAGGCCCGCTGA
- a CDS encoding CDP-alcohol phosphatidyltransferase family protein, giving the protein MNPPESPRQPLRPSPSAPATLGVVIGRNPTRLWGMSSTERLNRSLKIAGVKDIRSFDRLGDAVDDLAGGSVVIVSNDWVFDVSIIKGLAIRPNTVIIDGETQRAVAANVDAALLSAVIALIERGQGSLPAEVQPLSAEDVGGNYNHELRKKESPYLLRLTPETLAAVERRMFSGSYKGVTDFVTKFWWPRPAEVVTRWCSHGGMSPNQVTLIGFIAVLISFWAFWNGHYLLGLASGWLMTFLDTVDGKLARVTLTSSPMGNVFDHGIDLIHPPFWWWAWIVGLVAYGTPTPYADLALWVILIGYVVQRVLEGIFMSLFDMHVHVWRRFDSFFRLITARRNPNLVILTPFALVGRPDLGILLVALWTALSLVVHAVQILQGLAARRHGPLRSWLAA; this is encoded by the coding sequence ATGAATCCCCCTGAATCTCCGCGCCAGCCCCTGCGCCCCTCGCCTTCCGCGCCCGCCACGCTCGGCGTGGTCATCGGCCGCAATCCGACTCGCCTCTGGGGCATGAGCTCGACCGAGCGCCTAAACCGCAGCCTCAAGATTGCCGGCGTGAAGGACATCCGCAGCTTCGATCGCCTCGGCGATGCCGTTGACGATTTGGCGGGCGGCTCGGTCGTGATCGTGTCGAACGACTGGGTCTTCGATGTCTCGATCATCAAGGGCCTGGCAATACGGCCGAACACCGTGATCATCGACGGCGAAACGCAGCGCGCGGTTGCCGCCAATGTCGACGCCGCCCTGCTGTCGGCGGTGATCGCGCTGATCGAGCGCGGCCAAGGCAGCCTGCCAGCCGAGGTGCAGCCGCTATCGGCGGAAGACGTCGGCGGCAACTACAACCACGAGCTGCGCAAGAAGGAATCGCCATATCTGCTGCGGCTGACACCGGAAACGCTGGCCGCCGTCGAACGGCGCATGTTCAGCGGCAGCTACAAGGGCGTCACCGATTTCGTCACCAAGTTCTGGTGGCCACGCCCGGCCGAAGTGGTGACGCGCTGGTGCTCGCATGGAGGCATGAGCCCGAACCAGGTCACCCTGATCGGCTTCATCGCCGTGCTGATCTCGTTCTGGGCGTTCTGGAACGGCCACTACCTGCTCGGCCTCGCCAGCGGCTGGCTGATGACCTTCCTCGACACCGTCGACGGCAAGCTGGCCCGTGTCACCCTCACCTCATCGCCGATGGGCAACGTCTTCGATCACGGCATCGATCTGATCCATCCGCCGTTCTGGTGGTGGGCCTGGATCGTCGGCCTCGTCGCCTATGGCACGCCGACGCCGTACGCCGATCTGGCGCTCTGGGTGATCCTGATCGGCTATGTCGTGCAGCGGGTGCTGGAAGGCATCTTCATGTCGCTGTTCGACATGCACGTGCACGTCTGGCGGCGCTTCGACAGCTTCTTCCGCCTGATCACCGCGCGGCGCAATCCGAACCTGGTGATCCTGACGCCATTCGCGCTCGTCGGCCGGCCGGACCTCGGCATCCTGCTGGTTGCGCTGTGGACAGCGCTGAGCCTGGTCGTGCACGCCGTGCAGATCCTTCAGGGCCTCGCCGCCCGTCGTCACGGCCCGCTGCGGTCCTGGCTGGCGGCATGA
- a CDS encoding glycosyltransferase, with translation MRILYLINGLNGGGAAFPVPELIATAQRHGDTVKVVALMPQDRRAAERFDRAGLDWMLIGSGPTDLLPSFRKLLALLREDRPDFIWTSLSRACVYGQIAGRLLGIPVLSWQHNAFLKPGNRLLLRLTGRWAARWVADSEAVATFTEETLGVAPALIDIWPIFRARGDVPQAVVCATAGRFRIGSLGRLHPNKRYEDLIDAAAWLRDQHPAAARRLEILIGGEGPEAAALAARIERLGLDNVRLMGFIDQPAAFLASLHGYVQPSHHEGMCIAAHEAMQAALPVVATPVGELRRSVVDGQTGFVVPVGDPPALAKALLALTDDRARAAQMGLASRERVIERFGVAAFDRSGYAVLDKMATIVAAQRPR, from the coding sequence ATGCGCATCCTGTATCTGATCAACGGCCTGAACGGCGGCGGCGCCGCGTTTCCGGTGCCGGAACTGATCGCGACCGCTCAGCGCCATGGCGACACGGTGAAAGTAGTCGCGCTGATGCCTCAGGACCGCCGCGCCGCCGAGCGCTTCGACCGCGCCGGCCTCGACTGGATGCTGATCGGCAGCGGCCCTACGGACCTCCTGCCGAGCTTCCGCAAATTGCTGGCGCTGCTGCGCGAGGATCGTCCGGACTTCATCTGGACTTCGCTGAGCCGTGCCTGCGTCTACGGCCAGATCGCTGGTCGCCTGCTCGGCATTCCGGTGCTGAGCTGGCAGCACAACGCCTTCCTGAAGCCGGGCAATCGCCTGCTGCTGCGACTGACCGGCCGCTGGGCGGCGCGCTGGGTCGCTGATTCCGAGGCGGTCGCCACATTCACCGAGGAAACGCTCGGCGTGGCGCCCGCGTTGATCGACATCTGGCCGATCTTCCGTGCTCGTGGGGATGTGCCGCAAGCAGTGGTCTGCGCCACCGCAGGCCGCTTCAGGATCGGCAGCCTCGGCCGCCTGCATCCGAACAAGCGCTATGAGGATTTGATCGATGCTGCCGCCTGGCTGCGCGACCAGCATCCGGCGGCCGCACGGCGGCTGGAAATCCTGATCGGCGGAGAAGGTCCGGAAGCGGCGGCGCTCGCGGCGCGGATCGAGCGGCTCGGCCTCGACAACGTCCGGCTGATGGGCTTCATCGATCAACCCGCCGCGTTTCTGGCCAGCCTGCACGGCTATGTGCAGCCCTCGCATCACGAGGGCATGTGCATCGCCGCCCATGAAGCGATGCAGGCGGCGCTGCCGGTGGTGGCGACGCCGGTCGGCGAACTGCGCCGCAGCGTTGTCGACGGTCAGACCGGGTTCGTCGTGCCGGTGGGCGATCCACCAGCGCTCGCCAAGGCCTTGCTGGCGCTGACCGATGATCGAGCGCGCGCAGCGCAGATGGGGCTGGCGAGCCGGGAACGGGTCATCGAACGCTTCGGCGTCGCCGCATTCGATCGCAGCGGCTATGCGGTGCTCGACAAGATGGCGACCATCGTCGCGGCGCAGCGGCCGCGCTGA
- a CDS encoding acyl carrier protein has protein sequence MRDTQAQIIESLRKLLKKPATLGPTTNIVKDLQLDSLAVMDFIMSLEDQFEIVIPLDRVAEVETLGDLALVVDELRGRK, from the coding sequence GTGCGCGACACGCAAGCGCAAATCATTGAAAGCTTGCGCAAGCTGCTGAAGAAGCCGGCGACGCTAGGCCCGACGACCAATATCGTCAAGGATCTTCAACTCGATTCGCTGGCCGTGATGGATTTCATCATGTCGCTGGAGGACCAGTTCGAGATCGTCATCCCGCTGGACCGCGTCGCAGAGGTGGAAACTCTCGGCGATCTGGCGCTGGTTGTTGATGAACTGCGCGGAAGGAAATGA
- a CDS encoding NAD-dependent epimerase/dehydratase family protein encodes MTSGTARDSFTVAVTGATGFLGRHVVAALAARGCKLRMLARREPVDASWGDATPDIVLGALDDPAALRRLVTGADAVLHLAGAIKAYSDEAFMQVNRDGTQALAEAMIEAAPAAHLVHVSSLAARHPELSGYAASKRASEEAAFSVLGAEKVSVIRPPAIYGPGDRETMVFFELASRRFIPLPGKPAARISLVHVADAAALLAVRAMREPSGKVQSIADACPDGYGWKQILGAAAEAVGNRAPAYFQLPAGLLRGVGGSVGAFAKLIGRSDIISAGKIRELLHEDWAVPEAELLREPAAPPQHSLLAGFASTAQWYRQAGWL; translated from the coding sequence TTGACCAGCGGTACCGCCCGCGATTCGTTCACGGTGGCAGTGACGGGGGCGACCGGATTTCTCGGTCGCCACGTGGTTGCCGCCCTTGCGGCCCGCGGCTGCAAGCTGCGCATGCTGGCGCGTCGCGAACCGGTCGATGCCAGCTGGGGCGATGCGACGCCCGATATCGTGCTCGGTGCTCTGGACGACCCCGCTGCGCTGCGTCGTCTGGTGACGGGCGCCGATGCCGTGCTGCATCTGGCCGGTGCCATCAAGGCGTATAGCGATGAAGCGTTCATGCAGGTCAATCGCGACGGCACACAGGCATTGGCGGAGGCGATGATCGAAGCCGCACCTGCAGCTCATCTGGTCCACGTTTCCAGCCTCGCGGCGCGGCATCCGGAGTTGTCCGGCTACGCGGCAAGCAAGCGGGCCAGCGAAGAGGCTGCATTCTCGGTGCTGGGTGCGGAAAAGGTCAGCGTGATTCGCCCGCCGGCGATCTACGGTCCTGGCGATCGCGAAACGATGGTGTTCTTCGAACTGGCGTCACGCCGCTTCATTCCTCTGCCGGGCAAGCCTGCGGCACGTATTTCGCTGGTCCATGTGGCTGACGCAGCAGCCTTATTGGCCGTGCGGGCGATGAGAGAACCAAGCGGAAAAGTGCAGTCAATCGCCGATGCCTGTCCTGACGGTTATGGCTGGAAGCAGATTCTCGGTGCGGCGGCCGAGGCGGTCGGCAATCGAGCGCCGGCCTACTTTCAACTGCCGGCCGGCCTGTTGCGCGGTGTTGGCGGCAGCGTCGGAGCGTTCGCCAAACTGATCGGCAGATCGGACATCATCAGCGCCGGCAAGATTCGCGAATTGCTGCATGAAGACTGGGCAGTACCGGAAGCGGAGCTGTTGCGGGAGCCGGCCGCACCACCGCAACATTCCCTGCTGGCGGGTTTCGCCAGTACCGCGCAGTGGTATCGGCAGGCAGGCTGGCTTTAG
- a CDS encoding diacylglycerol/lipid kinase family protein: MMRIGLIRNPNSQRNRRIGDRLGEVVVPRQVELLRIDAATADDVPAVVREYGARGVTHLIVDGGDGTLREAMTALPPAFGTRLPMLSLVAGGNANLATSDVGGAGHGPQALQRLLDALASGQRGHVAERQPIELRWPDGSRPPVLGFFVGAAAFYKGWKLALGAVHDRGFMHGPAVAATMAGALWQTLAGGPHSDWQAGTMMGIAVDGAPEREGARFLFLATSLHSLFNGLWPFYDHGDSPLRWLDIDAPPPRFVRSLPGLLRGKPSHWMRHSHAYRSGGAQSLALRLQAPLVVDGEAYTAGPYGFVELHTGPRIAFYSPSPA, from the coding sequence ATGATGCGGATCGGCCTGATCCGCAACCCGAACAGCCAGCGCAACCGCCGGATCGGCGACCGCCTCGGCGAAGTCGTGGTGCCTCGGCAGGTCGAACTGCTGCGCATCGATGCGGCCACCGCCGACGATGTGCCCGCCGTGGTCCGCGAGTACGGCGCGCGCGGCGTCACCCATCTGATCGTCGACGGCGGTGACGGCACCTTGCGCGAAGCGATGACCGCGCTGCCTCCGGCGTTCGGCACGCGGCTGCCGATGCTGAGCCTGGTTGCCGGCGGCAACGCCAATCTGGCGACCTCCGATGTCGGCGGCGCTGGTCATGGTCCGCAGGCGCTGCAACGGCTGCTCGATGCCCTGGCCAGCGGCCAGCGCGGCCATGTCGCGGAGCGGCAGCCGATCGAACTGCGCTGGCCGGATGGCTCGCGGCCGCCGGTGCTCGGCTTCTTTGTCGGCGCGGCGGCGTTCTACAAAGGCTGGAAGCTGGCACTCGGCGCCGTCCACGATCGCGGCTTCATGCACGGCCCGGCGGTTGCCGCGACGATGGCCGGCGCGCTCTGGCAGACGCTGGCGGGTGGTCCGCACAGTGACTGGCAGGCCGGCACCATGATGGGCATCGCCGTCGACGGCGCGCCGGAACGCGAAGGCGCGCGCTTCCTGTTCCTCGCCACCAGCCTGCACAGCCTGTTCAACGGCCTCTGGCCGTTCTACGACCACGGCGATTCACCGCTGCGCTGGCTTGATATCGACGCGCCGCCGCCGCGCTTCGTGCGCAGCCTGCCGGGTCTGCTGCGCGGCAAGCCGAGCCACTGGATGCGTCACTCGCACGCCTATCGCAGCGGCGGCGCGCAATCGCTGGCATTGCGCCTGCAGGCGCCGCTGGTGGTCGATGGCGAGGCTTACACCGCCGGCCCGTATGGATTTGTCGAACTGCACACCGGCCCGCGCATCGCTTTCTATTCGCCGAGCCCCGCATGA
- the spt gene encoding serine palmitoyltransferase has product MSILSKFAPLRQTYDQLRSVGQNPFEMVFEGMLSSTEGMYRGRKTILLGTNNYLGLTFDEACIEESVAAVRAHGTGTTGSRIANGSYGTHRTLEKSLAKFFNREHSMVFSTGYQANLGMLSTLAGKGDYLLLDSDSHASIYDGARLGHAEVVRFRHNDPDDLHKRLKRLANEPGEKLVVVEGIYSMLGDVAPLREFAEVKREMGAWLMVDEAHSLGVLGANGRGLAEEADVEADCDFIVGTFSKSLGSVGGFCVSNVEDFDILRVACRPYMFTASLPPSVMASTIMALRRMQEEPQRRKRLHENAERLYYGLRNLGFAVGPQCSPIVSVAVADAPLAVEFWNRLLEGGLYLNLALPPATPTPAPLLRSSISAVHTPAQIDRAVQLFEAVGRQLGVLPPLVNTAARKRVPTPISAPPLAEVAMLASGGIR; this is encoded by the coding sequence GTGAGCATACTTTCGAAGTTTGCCCCGCTACGGCAGACCTATGACCAACTGCGTTCGGTGGGTCAGAATCCTTTCGAAATGGTCTTTGAAGGCATGCTGTCCTCGACCGAGGGCATGTATCGCGGCCGGAAGACGATCCTGCTCGGTACCAACAATTATCTGGGCCTGACCTTCGACGAAGCCTGCATCGAAGAGTCAGTTGCGGCTGTTCGTGCCCATGGCACCGGTACTACCGGTTCGCGCATTGCCAACGGCAGCTATGGCACGCATCGCACGCTCGAAAAAAGTCTCGCGAAGTTTTTCAATCGCGAGCACTCGATGGTGTTCTCGACCGGCTACCAGGCCAATCTGGGCATGCTGTCGACGCTCGCCGGCAAGGGTGACTACCTGCTGCTCGATTCCGATAGCCACGCCAGCATCTATGACGGCGCCCGCCTCGGCCATGCCGAAGTGGTCCGCTTCCGTCATAACGATCCGGACGATCTGCACAAGCGCCTGAAGCGCCTGGCCAACGAGCCGGGTGAGAAGCTGGTGGTCGTCGAAGGCATCTACTCGATGCTCGGCGATGTAGCGCCATTGCGCGAATTCGCCGAAGTGAAGCGCGAAATGGGTGCCTGGCTGATGGTCGACGAAGCCCATTCGCTCGGCGTGCTCGGCGCCAACGGCCGCGGTCTGGCCGAAGAAGCCGATGTCGAGGCCGACTGCGACTTCATCGTCGGCACGTTCTCGAAGAGCCTGGGCAGCGTCGGCGGTTTCTGCGTCTCGAACGTCGAGGATTTCGACATCCTGCGCGTGGCCTGCCGTCCGTATATGTTCACCGCTTCACTGCCGCCGTCGGTAATGGCGTCGACGATCATGGCCCTGCGCCGCATGCAGGAAGAGCCGCAGCGTCGCAAGCGTCTGCATGAGAATGCCGAACGCCTGTACTACGGCCTGCGCAATCTCGGTTTTGCCGTGGGTCCGCAGTGCAGCCCGATCGTCTCCGTCGCCGTAGCCGATGCGCCGCTTGCCGTCGAGTTCTGGAATCGGCTGCTTGAAGGCGGTCTTTATCTGAACCTGGCGCTGCCGCCAGCCACGCCGACACCGGCGCCGCTGCTGCGCTCCAGCATCAGTGCCGTGCATACCCCGGCCCAGATCGATCGCGCCGTGCAGCTGTTCGAAGCGGTTGGCCGCCAGCTTGGCGTGCTGCCACCGCTGGTAAATACCGCTGCCCGCAAACGCGTTCCGACGCCGATCAGCGCGCCGCCGCTGGCAGAAGTGGCCATGCTGGCTTCTGGCGGCATTCGCTGA
- a CDS encoding LptF/LptG family permease has translation MPTILDRYLLRQLLPTLLLCLGTVLIALLLERLLRLFDILAENSHALPAVFKLVLNLVPYYLGLALPAAFFVALFVVVSKLGDENELDAYLAGGQSIARLTRPFLAVSIVLAVLSAWVFGWLQPYSRYDYRAVMYSALNAGWDARLQPGTFASAGSGYMLTADEVDKTGRGLRHVFIRREVAGREELTTGETGALTPSEDGSRLTLSLVGGDHYRDRPGAGLLAVHFATLDSNTAFTPDAPPFRARGGNERELSFPELLGGGLPDPATPLTPAKIAGELYGRIARTLSLPLLPLLAIPLGMSAKRGKRTASLIVAAVLMLLFHHGLQLGESLAESGKVNALAGVWTPWLLFAALCGYIYSQSLSRPGDNPVTRVVSAIEDFVGAIVSRLRPRKRASS, from the coding sequence ATGCCGACCATCCTTGATCGCTACCTGCTGCGGCAGCTGCTGCCGACCCTGCTGCTCTGTCTCGGCACGGTGCTGATCGCGCTGCTGCTGGAGCGCCTGCTGCGGCTGTTCGACATCCTTGCCGAGAACAGCCACGCGCTACCGGCGGTGTTCAAGCTGGTGCTGAATCTGGTGCCGTACTACCTCGGGTTAGCGCTGCCGGCCGCGTTCTTCGTGGCGCTGTTCGTGGTCGTCTCCAAGCTTGGTGACGAGAACGAGCTCGATGCCTATCTCGCCGGCGGCCAGTCGATCGCCCGACTGACTCGGCCGTTCCTGGCGGTGTCGATCGTCCTTGCCGTGCTCAGCGCCTGGGTGTTTGGCTGGCTGCAGCCGTACTCGCGCTACGACTACCGCGCGGTGATGTATTCGGCGCTGAACGCCGGCTGGGATGCCCGTCTGCAACCGGGCACCTTCGCCAGCGCCGGCAGCGGCTACATGCTGACGGCCGATGAAGTCGACAAGACCGGTCGTGGCCTGCGCCATGTGTTCATCCGCCGCGAAGTCGCCGGCCGCGAGGAACTGACCACCGGCGAAACCGGCGCGCTGACGCCGTCCGAGGACGGCAGCCGGCTGACCCTGAGCCTGGTCGGCGGCGATCACTACCGCGACCGACCGGGCGCCGGTCTGCTGGCCGTGCACTTCGCCACGCTCGACAGCAACACCGCGTTCACCCCGGATGCGCCGCCGTTCCGCGCCCGCGGCGGCAACGAGCGCGAGCTGAGCTTCCCCGAACTGCTCGGCGGTGGTCTGCCTGATCCGGCGACACCGCTGACGCCCGCGAAGATCGCCGGCGAGCTATACGGCCGCATTGCCCGCACCTTGTCCTTGCCGCTGCTGCCGCTGCTGGCGATCCCGCTGGGCATGTCGGCGAAGCGCGGCAAGCGCACCGCCAGCCTGATCGTCGCTGCCGTGCTGATGCTGCTGTTCCATCACGGCCTGCAGCTCGGCGAAAGCCTGGCGGAATCCGGCAAGGTCAATGCGCTGGCCGGCGTCTGGACGCCGTGGCTGCTGTTCGCGGCACTGTGCGGCTACATCTACAGCCAGAGCCTGTCGCGGCCTGGCGACAATCCGGTGACCCGGGTCGTCTCGGCCATCGAGGATTTCGTCGGTGCGATCGTCAGCCGCCTGCGGCCACGCAAGCGAGCCTCGTCATGA
- a CDS encoding fatty acid desaturase, translated as MSRDFIYVDEPISHVHRRREIAAKHPEVRALMSRNPLSALWIVGLVGAQWLVATQAEGFEAWAFIAVAFLFGAVINHALYVMIHECTHALVFKSQTLNRLFAIFCDFALVLPSAMGFRKFHLHHHRYLGQYDMDPDIISHREAKLIGNSAWRKAAWVALLPVSQALRPMKLKALRGVSLWDGWVIGNLIAVLIVDALIYAFIGPAALGYLALSTLFALGLHPLGGRWIQEHHVTAEGQDTYSYYGPLNKVCFNMGYHNEHHDFPAVPWNKLPQLRAIAPESYNGLKSYDSWVGVLRHFIFDRSMSGYSRMVHPSTMPAGAAPASDD; from the coding sequence ATGAGTCGTGATTTCATCTACGTCGACGAGCCGATTTCCCACGTGCATCGTCGTCGCGAGATTGCCGCGAAACATCCCGAAGTGCGGGCGCTGATGTCGCGCAATCCGCTGTCGGCGCTGTGGATCGTCGGCCTGGTTGGCGCTCAGTGGCTGGTGGCCACGCAGGCGGAGGGCTTCGAGGCCTGGGCGTTCATCGCTGTGGCCTTCCTGTTCGGCGCCGTCATCAACCACGCGCTGTACGTGATGATCCACGAGTGCACCCACGCGCTGGTGTTCAAATCGCAGACGCTGAATCGTTTGTTCGCGATCTTCTGCGATTTCGCGCTGGTGCTGCCGTCGGCGATGGGCTTCCGCAAGTTTCATCTGCATCACCACCGCTATCTGGGCCAGTACGACATGGACCCGGACATCATCAGCCACCGTGAAGCCAAACTGATCGGCAACTCTGCCTGGCGCAAGGCGGCCTGGGTGGCGCTGCTGCCGGTCTCGCAGGCGCTGCGGCCGATGAAGCTGAAAGCGTTGCGTGGCGTCTCCCTGTGGGATGGCTGGGTGATCGGCAACCTGATCGCCGTGCTGATCGTCGATGCGCTGATCTACGCATTCATCGGCCCGGCCGCGCTTGGCTATCTGGCGCTGTCGACCTTGTTCGCGCTCGGCCTGCATCCGCTCGGCGGGCGCTGGATCCAGGAGCATCACGTCACCGCCGAAGGGCAGGACACCTACTCGTACTACGGCCCGCTGAACAAAGTCTGCTTCAACATGGGTTACCACAACGAGCACCATGATTTCCCGGCCGTGCCGTGGAACAAGCTGCCGCAACTGCGGGCGATCGCGCCGGAGTCCTACAACGGCCTGAAGTCCTACGATTCCTGGGTCGGCGTGCTGCGCCACTTCATCTTCGATCGCTCGATGTCCGGCTACAGCCGCATGGTTCATCCATCGACGATGCCGGCTGGCGCCGCACCCGCCAGCGACGACTGA
- a CDS encoding metallophosphoesterase family protein, with translation MFRLAHFSDPHLHHAEAPPSLAERFSKRSLSRLSWARGRGALQRPEILAAAIADIQAHAPDHWLCSGDITNLSLPDEFAAAGRWLATFASVDSLSIVPGNHDALVPVPWAESWAHWQPWMRGDDEAGSVSASHFPYRRVRGDIAIIGLSSAVPTPPGFAGGRLGAAQLDAFAELLLSSQRDGLARVVMLHHPPADGVVRARKALEDRAAFRKLVARCGAELILHGHSRDARFDPIRGPDGLVTVLGVPSISAVPNPKDEGARWNLIGLARDAGRWTIEVTARRWLPAASAFVTAAHYRIV, from the coding sequence ATGTTCCGGCTGGCCCATTTTTCCGATCCGCACCTGCATCACGCCGAGGCGCCGCCGAGCTTGGCGGAACGCTTTTCCAAGCGCTCCTTGAGCCGCTTGTCCTGGGCGCGCGGGCGGGGTGCTTTGCAGCGGCCGGAGATCCTCGCAGCCGCGATTGCCGACATCCAGGCCCATGCGCCGGATCACTGGCTGTGCAGCGGCGACATCACCAATCTGTCCCTGCCGGACGAGTTCGCCGCTGCCGGTCGCTGGCTGGCGACTTTCGCCAGCGTCGACAGCCTGTCGATCGTTCCCGGCAACCACGATGCCCTGGTGCCGGTGCCCTGGGCTGAGAGCTGGGCGCATTGGCAACCGTGGATGCGCGGAGATGACGAGGCGGGATCAGTCAGCGCCAGCCACTTTCCGTATCGCCGCGTGCGCGGGGACATCGCGATCATCGGCTTGTCGTCCGCGGTGCCGACGCCGCCCGGCTTTGCCGGCGGCCGGCTCGGAGCCGCGCAGCTCGATGCATTCGCCGAACTGCTGCTGTCTTCGCAGCGCGATGGTCTGGCCAGAGTGGTGATGCTCCATCACCCGCCGGCTGATGGCGTGGTGCGTGCGCGCAAGGCGCTCGAAGATCGGGCCGCGTTCCGCAAGCTGGTCGCTCGCTGCGGCGCCGAACTGATCCTCCACGGTCACTCGCGGGACGCGCGTTTCGATCCGATCCGCGGACCGGATGGTCTGGTGACGGTGCTGGGCGTGCCATCGATCTCGGCGGTCCCCAATCCGAAGGACGAAGGCGCGCGCTGGAACCTGATCGGCCTGGCCCGCGACGCCGGCCGCTGGACGATCGAGGTCACCGCCCGCCGCTGGTTGCCGGCGGCATCGGCCTTCGTCACGGCAGCGCATTACCGGATCGTCTGA